Proteins encoded together in one Aminivibrio pyruvatiphilus window:
- a CDS encoding TRAP transporter small permease, with the protein MVTNGLDGANGEERGLFLLARKVGNGLERMIEIPVFILSVLMTGIVLLGVFFRYVIHAPLGWSEELSRYLMIWMSLLSVALCVWRHEHVGVTMAIKKFPRLIAKALIFVSNGLVMYFLFVLTWYGFRMAEGGKVQLSTALHTSMEWWLMAVPASALVCMIMLACKMVLDIRRKNLDEMLMSEDIIDTVKREEGLDFGDVPLKEAKPR; encoded by the coding sequence ATGGTTACGAACGGTCTCGACGGGGCGAACGGGGAGGAAAGAGGTCTTTTCCTCCTCGCCAGGAAAGTGGGGAACGGACTGGAGAGGATGATAGAGATTCCTGTCTTCATCCTCTCCGTCCTCATGACCGGGATAGTTCTCCTCGGGGTTTTCTTCCGCTACGTGATCCACGCCCCCCTCGGGTGGTCGGAGGAGCTGTCCCGGTACCTCATGATCTGGATGTCCCTGCTTTCCGTGGCGCTCTGCGTCTGGCGCCACGAGCACGTGGGGGTGACCATGGCGATCAAAAAGTTTCCCCGGCTGATCGCCAAGGCACTGATATTTGTCTCCAACGGTTTGGTGATGTATTTCCTCTTCGTCCTCACATGGTACGGTTTCCGGATGGCCGAGGGGGGAAAGGTCCAGCTCTCCACGGCCCTCCATACGTCCATGGAGTGGTGGCTTATGGCGGTCCCCGCCAGCGCCCTTGTATGCATGATCATGCTGGCATGCAAGATGGTTCTTGATATCAGGAGAAAAAATCTCGATGAGATGCTCATGTCGGAGGACATAATCGACACAGTGAAACGGGAGGAAGGGCTCGACTTCGGCGATGTTCCCCTCAAGGAGGCGAAGCCGCGATGA
- a CDS encoding pyridoxal-phosphate dependent enzyme, translated as MKYGIDLTIHEEGLKHAVEVAKKRNIVIPTFKQMKDPETHTPAAVKEKLKKTGLWDVDSANLFRITWKNEPVKSGGLFGGVNYIELPSALTGVDARIVAIVGKWFPTGAHKVGASFGCLAPRLVTGQFDPLHQKAVWPSTGNYCRGGAYNAQLLGCESIAILPEGMSRERFDWLETVAGEIIATPGTESNVKEIYDKVWELRNTRDNIVVFNQFDEMGNHLWHYEVTGHAMEEALRELMRPGDRFAGVTVTSGSAGTTACGDYLKTIFPGSKVAVGEALQCPTLLENGFGAHRIEGIGDKHVPWVHNVKNTDMVMAIDDEDSMGFIRLCNEPAGKKYLRSLGLKDEFIDQLPLMGISGAANVIMAAKMAKYYELTSKDVILTVFTDSMEMYGSRLKEMEEEHGPYTDMDAAADHARHVLGVRTDGLLELTYAERRRVHNLKYYTWVEQQGKTSEELNAQWYDAEEYWGGIHATADKIDERIEEFNRLTGLL; from the coding sequence ATGAAATACGGAATCGACCTCACCATTCATGAAGAAGGACTGAAACACGCCGTCGAGGTGGCGAAGAAACGGAACATCGTCATCCCCACCTTCAAGCAGATGAAGGATCCTGAGACCCACACCCCCGCTGCCGTGAAGGAGAAGCTGAAGAAGACGGGGCTGTGGGACGTGGATTCGGCGAACCTCTTCAGGATCACCTGGAAAAACGAACCCGTGAAATCCGGCGGCCTCTTCGGAGGGGTGAACTATATTGAACTGCCTTCAGCCCTCACCGGTGTCGACGCCAGGATTGTCGCCATCGTGGGCAAGTGGTTTCCCACGGGAGCCCACAAGGTGGGAGCGAGCTTCGGCTGCCTGGCCCCCCGCCTGGTGACGGGACAGTTCGATCCCCTCCACCAGAAGGCCGTCTGGCCCTCCACGGGGAACTACTGCAGGGGAGGAGCCTACAACGCCCAGCTCCTGGGCTGCGAATCCATCGCCATCCTTCCCGAGGGAATGAGCCGGGAACGGTTCGACTGGCTCGAAACGGTGGCGGGGGAGATTATCGCCACCCCCGGAACGGAGAGCAACGTCAAGGAGATTTATGACAAGGTGTGGGAACTCCGGAACACCAGGGACAACATCGTCGTGTTCAACCAGTTCGATGAAATGGGCAACCACCTCTGGCACTACGAGGTGACGGGACACGCCATGGAAGAGGCCCTCCGCGAACTGATGAGGCCCGGAGACAGGTTCGCGGGAGTGACTGTCACGTCAGGTTCGGCAGGAACCACCGCCTGCGGAGATTATCTCAAGACAATTTTCCCCGGCAGCAAGGTGGCCGTGGGCGAGGCCCTTCAGTGCCCCACGCTGCTGGAGAACGGCTTCGGAGCTCACAGGATCGAAGGTATCGGCGACAAGCACGTTCCCTGGGTGCACAACGTGAAGAACACAGACATGGTAATGGCCATCGACGACGAGGACAGCATGGGCTTCATCCGGCTCTGCAACGAACCCGCAGGAAAGAAGTACCTCCGTTCCCTGGGGCTGAAGGATGAATTCATCGACCAGCTTCCCCTCATGGGCATCTCCGGTGCGGCCAATGTCATTATGGCCGCGAAGATGGCCAAATACTACGAACTGACGTCGAAGGACGTGATCCTCACCGTCTTCACCGATTCCATGGAGATGTACGGTTCCCGGCTGAAGGAGATGGAGGAGGAGCACGGTCCCTACACGGACATGGACGCCGCCGCAGACCACGCCCGCCATGTTCTCGGCGTCCGCACCGACGGTCTTCTCGAGCTGACCTACGCCGAGAGAAGGCGGGTGCACAATCTGAAGTACTACACCTGGGTGGAGCAGCAGGGCAAAACGTCGGAAGAGCTCAACGCCCAGTGGTATGACGCCGAGGAGTACTGGGGCGGCATCCACGCCACGGCGGACAAAATCGACGAAAGAATCGAAGAGTTCAACAGGCTGACGGGACTGCTGTAG
- a CDS encoding DctP family TRAP transporter solute-binding subunit: MKKLGILFLAICIVATSAAAFATPKTIKLAHLNPQQPFEVATASMAAVFKSMVEAESNGALKVDLFPAGQLGSERETMEQVKLGVVQSYIASAGGMAAFYPLYSIVDIPFAVPNYDVAWKVYDGPFGKHLASEIESKAGFRVLGYGEAGGFFQLSNSKRPIKTVADMKGLKMRTMTLPSHQNLMKAYGAAATPVAWAEVYTALQTGVVDGQHNPIPILLTGKLFEVQKYLTITNHLYSSYCWVMNKDFYAGLSEKEKAIVDSAARTAIVAGRGLNRIIESSEKGLPALAEAGMEINTPTPEALEEFRKLGRESAMAFIRETYKDEGVALAQMYLDAIEAAMKEEK; encoded by the coding sequence ATGAAAAAGCTCGGAATACTGTTTCTCGCGATCTGCATCGTGGCGACCTCGGCGGCGGCCTTCGCGACCCCGAAGACCATCAAGCTGGCCCACCTGAACCCCCAGCAGCCCTTTGAAGTGGCCACCGCGTCCATGGCGGCCGTCTTCAAGAGCATGGTGGAAGCGGAGAGCAACGGCGCCCTGAAGGTGGATCTTTTCCCCGCCGGTCAGCTCGGCAGCGAACGGGAAACCATGGAGCAGGTGAAGCTTGGCGTGGTGCAGAGCTACATCGCCTCCGCCGGCGGCATGGCCGCTTTCTACCCCCTCTACAGCATCGTGGACATTCCTTTCGCCGTTCCCAACTACGACGTGGCATGGAAAGTCTATGACGGTCCCTTCGGCAAGCATCTCGCCTCCGAGATCGAGAGCAAGGCCGGCTTCAGGGTGCTCGGCTACGGCGAAGCGGGCGGTTTCTTCCAGCTCTCCAACAGCAAGCGCCCCATCAAAACCGTGGCCGACATGAAGGGGCTCAAGATGCGCACCATGACCCTTCCCTCCCACCAGAATCTCATGAAGGCCTACGGAGCCGCCGCCACCCCCGTGGCGTGGGCCGAGGTATACACAGCCCTGCAGACCGGCGTGGTGGACGGCCAGCATAACCCCATTCCCATTCTCCTGACAGGGAAACTTTTCGAGGTGCAGAAATATCTCACCATCACCAACCACCTCTACAGCTCCTACTGCTGGGTCATGAACAAGGACTTCTACGCCGGACTGAGCGAGAAGGAAAAGGCAATCGTGGACTCCGCCGCCCGGACGGCCATCGTGGCCGGCCGCGGCCTCAACAGGATCATAGAGTCCTCCGAGAAGGGCCTTCCCGCCCTTGCCGAGGCGGGCATGGAGATCAACACTCCCACCCCCGAGGCTCTCGAGGAATTCCGGAAGCTCGGCCGGGAATCCGCCATGGCCTTCATCAGGGAAACCTACAAGGATGAAGGCGTAGCCCTGGCCCAGATGTACCTTGACGCCATCGAAGCCGCCATGAAGGAGGAAAAGTAG